One Nicotiana sylvestris chromosome 12, ASM39365v2, whole genome shotgun sequence genomic window carries:
- the LOC104211417 gene encoding mitochondrial carnitine/acylcarnitine carrier-like protein: MGDVAKDLTAGTVGGAAQLIVGHPFDTIKVKLQSQPTPLPGQLPKYSGAVDAVRQTVAAEGARGLFKGMGAPLATVAAFNAVLFTVRGQTEAFLRSEPGAPLTVNQQIVCGAVAGTAVSFLACPTELIKCRLQAQSVMASAGSAAVAVKYAGPMDVARHVLRSEGGVGGLFKGLFPTMAREIPGNAAMFGMYEALKQYFAGGTDTSGLGRGSLIVAGGLAGGSFWISVYPTDVIKSVIQVDDYKNPKFSGFFDAFKKILAAEGVKGLYKGFGPAMGRSVPANAACFLAYEMVRSSLG, encoded by the exons ATGGGTGACGTAGCCAAGGATTTAACAGCTGGGACTGTAGGTGGAGCAGCACAATTGATTGTTGGTCACCCTTTTGATACCATCAAGGTCAAGCTTCAAAGCCAGCCTACTCCACTTCCAGGGCAGCTTCCTAAATACTCGGGTGCCGTAGATGCTGTTCGGCAAACAGTAGCTGCAGAAGGTGCTAGGGGGCTGTTCAAAGGCATGGGGGCCCCACTTGCCACTGTTGCAGCCTTTAATGCTGTGCTCTTCACAGTGAGAGGTCAAACCGAGGCATTCTTGAGGTCTGAACCTGGAGCGCCTCTTACTGTGAACCAGCAAATCGTTTGCGGGGCTGTTGCTGGAACTGCTGTGTCTTTTCTTGCTTGCCCAACTGAACTTATAAAATGCAG ATTGCAAGCCCAGAGTGTAATGGCAAGTGCAGGCTCAGCTGCTGTGGCAGTGAAATATGCAGGACCAATGGATGTGGCAAGACACGTACTTCGATCTGAAGGAGGTGTTGGGGGTCTCTTTAAGGGCTTGTTCCCCACCATGGCACGTGAAATACCTGGAAATGCTGCTATGTTTGGTATGTACGAAGCACTAAAGCAGTACTTTGCAGGAGGCACAGACACTTCAGGGTTAGGAAGAGGTTCTCTTATTGTAGCCGGAGGCTTGGCTGGCGGTTCCTTCTGGATTTCCGTGTATCCAACAGATGTCATCAAGAGTGTAATCCAGGTCGACGATTATAAAAACCCGAAGTTTTCTGGCTTTTTTGATGCGTTCAAAAAGATCTTGGCAGCAGAGGGAGTCAAAGGACTTTACAAGGGATTTGGACCTGCTATGGGACGTAGCGTCCCTGCAAATGCTGCATGTTTCTTAGCATATGAGATGGTTAGGTCTAGTTTGGGATAA